Genomic window (Armatimonadota bacterium):
ATCTGCTCGAAAATCTCTTTACGGTGGACTTCGACATTGCGGGGCGCTTTGATGCCCAGGCGGACTTGTTCGCCACGGACTTCGAGCACGACGACCTCGATTCCGTCACCGATGATGATGCTCTGGTTGACTTTTCTGGTCAGGACCAGCATAGCGGCGCCCTCCGTGGCACCCGAACGAACGCCCTTAGGCGGCCTCTTGCTCCTGTCGCCCGAACACGGTGAAGCGTACGGGATAGGTCTCGTCGTCCAGCACCACCTGACGCGCTTCGCGCGTCTCGGCGTTGAGGACGATCGGTCCGGCCAGGTTCAAAGTCATGCCTTGGGGGTTTCCGTTAGGGATCGAACAAATAGTATAGACGAGGATCGGAGTCTCCGCATTCAGGTCCAACGCGGAAGTCGCACTTTCCGGCATCGCAGGAGCGTAATCGGACACGTAATGACACGGGTCGATGACGAGCAGCGCGAACGATCCGTCGTCCAAGCTCTGCAACC
Coding sequences:
- a CDS encoding flagellar assembly protein FliW: MTTQTLIHTARFGEIAVETEDTIVFPEGLVGLTGFRRFVLVQHKEGSPFRWLQSLDDGSFALLVIDPCHYVSDYAPAMPESATSALDLNAETPILVYTICSIPNGNPQGMTLNLAGPIVLNAETREARQVVLDDETYPVRFTVFGRQEQEAA
- the csrA gene encoding carbon storage regulator CsrA, with amino-acid sequence MLVLTRKVNQSIIIGDGIEVVVLEVRGEQVRLGIKAPRNVEVHRKEIFEQIHAENEAASSTDPTDVPD